The following proteins are co-located in the Legionella busanensis genome:
- a CDS encoding DUF6796 family protein: MDALILTGFIGCIAAILVGIGEFFLQNTIEKNALDVSSSILNKPKNYLKGGYFIVVLIAPFYSLGFWHLYKMLAPNTIIMPAVIVFLAVYSFIVQLAWSSLKTVFSLILQVQIATKDLSRVIRVYQSYDKAFLAITRFILQVLSVFFIYLVWHGNTYYPKWMVIFNPVVILIGIFTLYVILPKVGKYLIPIALHVMYAIFFAISTYLSFVS, translated from the coding sequence ATGGATGCCCTTATTCTTACAGGATTTATTGGCTGCATTGCCGCAATTTTAGTAGGAATAGGGGAGTTTTTTTTACAAAATACCATTGAAAAAAATGCGCTTGACGTTTCATCATCTATCTTAAACAAGCCTAAAAATTATTTAAAAGGTGGTTACTTTATTGTTGTACTTATCGCACCTTTTTATAGCTTAGGTTTTTGGCATCTATACAAAATGTTAGCTCCCAATACAATAATTATGCCTGCCGTTATTGTATTTTTAGCAGTGTATAGTTTTATTGTGCAATTAGCATGGAGTAGTTTAAAGACAGTTTTTAGTTTAATCTTGCAAGTGCAAATAGCAACGAAGGATTTAAGCCGGGTGATACGCGTATACCAATCCTATGATAAAGCTTTTTTAGCAATTACGCGATTTATTTTACAAGTATTATCTGTTTTTTTCATTTATTTAGTCTGGCATGGAAATACTTATTACCCTAAGTGGATGGTAATTTTTAATCCCGTTGTAATCTTAATAGGTATTTTTACACTGTATGTTATTTTACCTAAAGTTGGTAAATATCTTATACCTATTGCGCTTCACGTTATGTATGCTATTTTTTTCGCAATTTCAACTTATTTGTCATTCGTAAGCTGA
- the ligA gene encoding NAD-dependent DNA ligase LigA translates to MSLDKNLERIEALRQQIRLYDYHYYALDEPLVPDIEYDRCFRELQALENQYPQYVSSDSPTQRVGVQPVTAFEPVAHRQPMLSLGNVFTTEDLHAFVKRVADRLNCKEDDLLFTCEPKLDGLAVNLTYENGLLIHAATRGDGAVGENITSNIKTISAVPLKLMIKNPPAFIEVRGEVYMPKAGFEALNERALEAGEKTFANPRNAAAGSLRQLNPQITASRPLAIYYYGIGTYEGSSLPNSHFEQLQLLHHMGFRISPENKQAKGLDGCLAYYESMANKRLSLPYEIDGVVYKLDSITQQQELGYVARAPRFACAHKYPALEEMTEIIAVDFQVGRTGALTPVARLKPVNVAGVTVSNATLHNMDEITRKDILIGDTVIIRRAGDVIPEVVSVVKEKRPEHTTPITLPKICPVCGADVVREEGEAVARCTGGLFCATQLKRTIWHFASRKAMFVDGLGQAIVDLLVDTKLVKDVADLYQLKLENLIDLPRMGKKSAENLLEAIEKSKQTTFKRFLYSLGIREVGEVGASVLASHYASIDSLKTATVDELMMLKDIGPVVAQHIVDFFAQAHNIEVIDKLIAFGVQWPDTPKQEFNKEHPLYGKTVVLTGTLASMGRDEAKAKLAAAGAKVTGSVSAKTHFVIAGSDAGSKLDKANQLGVPVLNEEDLLQYLN, encoded by the coding sequence ATGAGTTTGGATAAAAATTTAGAAAGGATAGAGGCGTTACGCCAACAAATTAGATTATATGATTATCATTATTATGCTCTTGATGAACCCTTGGTCCCCGATATCGAATATGATCGTTGTTTTCGCGAATTGCAAGCGTTAGAAAATCAGTATCCACAATATGTTAGTAGTGATTCACCTACCCAGCGCGTAGGCGTACAGCCTGTCACAGCTTTTGAGCCTGTGGCACATAGACAACCCATGCTTTCTTTAGGTAATGTTTTTACAACTGAAGATTTACATGCCTTTGTTAAGCGAGTCGCTGATCGTTTAAATTGTAAAGAAGATGATTTACTTTTTACCTGTGAGCCTAAGCTCGATGGATTGGCTGTTAATTTAACCTATGAAAATGGCTTGCTAATCCATGCTGCTACACGCGGTGATGGCGCTGTTGGTGAAAATATTACTTCAAATATTAAAACTATTTCTGCTGTTCCTCTTAAATTAATGATAAAAAATCCACCCGCTTTTATTGAAGTGAGGGGCGAAGTTTATATGCCTAAAGCAGGTTTTGAGGCACTGAATGAGCGTGCCCTAGAAGCAGGTGAAAAAACATTTGCTAATCCTCGTAATGCAGCAGCGGGAAGCTTGCGACAATTAAATCCACAAATAACAGCATCAAGACCCCTGGCTATTTATTATTATGGTATTGGTACTTATGAAGGTAGTTCGTTACCTAATAGTCACTTTGAACAATTACAACTACTGCATCATATGGGTTTTAGAATTTCTCCAGAAAATAAACAAGCAAAGGGTTTAGATGGTTGTTTAGCTTATTATGAGAGTATGGCTAATAAGCGACTCTCGCTACCTTATGAAATTGATGGCGTGGTTTATAAATTAGATAGTATTACGCAACAACAAGAATTAGGTTATGTTGCACGGGCGCCTCGTTTTGCATGCGCGCATAAATATCCAGCTTTAGAAGAAATGACTGAAATTATTGCTGTTGATTTTCAAGTAGGTCGTACTGGTGCCTTAACGCCGGTGGCAAGGCTTAAGCCTGTTAATGTAGCAGGTGTTACAGTTAGTAATGCTACACTACATAATATGGATGAAATTACTCGTAAAGATATTTTAATTGGTGATACAGTGATTATTCGTCGTGCTGGTGATGTTATTCCTGAAGTAGTTTCCGTCGTTAAAGAGAAGCGACCAGAACATACAACACCTATTACCCTTCCAAAAATATGTCCTGTATGTGGTGCAGATGTCGTACGTGAAGAAGGAGAAGCGGTTGCTCGCTGTACAGGCGGTTTATTTTGCGCAACACAACTTAAACGTACTATTTGGCATTTTGCGTCACGTAAAGCCATGTTTGTTGATGGTCTAGGACAGGCTATTGTTGATCTTCTAGTTGATACAAAATTGGTAAAAGATGTTGCCGATCTTTATCAGTTAAAATTAGAAAATTTAATTGATTTGCCAAGGATGGGTAAAAAGTCGGCAGAAAACTTATTGGAAGCGATAGAAAAAAGTAAACAGACAACCTTTAAGCGATTCCTTTATTCTTTAGGAATACGAGAAGTTGGAGAAGTAGGTGCCAGTGTTCTGGCATCCCATTATGCTTCCATAGACTCGTTAAAGACAGCTACAGTAGATGAATTAATGATGCTTAAAGATATAGGGCCAGTGGTTGCGCAACATATTGTTGATTTTTTTGCTCAAGCGCACAATATTGAAGTGATTGATAAATTAATTGCTTTTGGTGTGCAATGGCCAGATACGCCTAAGCAAGAATTTAATAAAGAACATCCTTTGTATGGTAAAACAGTTGTACTTACCGGCACGCTTGCAAGCATGGGCCGTGATGAAGCCAAGGCTAAATTAGCAGCAGCAGGCGCTAAAGTAACCGGTAGTGTTTCAGCTAAAACCCATTTTGTCATTGCTGGCAGTGATGCTGGCTCTAAATTAGATAAAGCGAATCAGTTAGGGGTGCCAGTATTAAACGAAGAGGATTTATTGCAGTATTTGAACTAA
- a CDS encoding DUF4785 domain-containing protein, whose amino-acid sequence MDKLFSFFLTAGYLSQVWAITLPNQQLKEYECAHCDSLSHVPLSTSWPIHDKLFKPNLTKQKSSKYHLEVTASELQQGVPIYTLAPQAIIRIVPNNKKIVLHDSVLYLAKGPNIKLSFLEASTLSENKSLDSSLSNLDKVIELKPELGSGQFILSLTDFTILATERFQIRIFDKASTSYLHVETNQPYYQYGDELITTVFLTKDKQRTLVNSIKASLLSPDGEHLPITLEEIEPTLYRGKIKLNNEKNFPGQNWYVETDVNAKVGDQTINRHAHTAFSYAIPSAQVTQITRLPSSLRFVATINVATGSRYMLQAVLFKGDLQGRKNAIEIAQTAHWIAPGYSTLIISFKHKIDKKEHSPYYLGSIQLIDYGQLKPVYEHNSPIDISHLG is encoded by the coding sequence ATGGATAAATTATTCTCTTTTTTTTTAACTGCCGGGTATTTGAGTCAAGTTTGGGCAATAACCCTACCTAATCAACAATTAAAAGAATATGAATGCGCTCATTGCGACTCCCTTTCACATGTTCCTTTAAGTACCTCTTGGCCTATTCATGATAAACTTTTTAAACCTAATCTTACCAAACAAAAAAGTTCTAAATATCATTTAGAAGTAACTGCCTCAGAGCTCCAGCAAGGCGTGCCTATTTATACATTAGCGCCACAAGCTATCATTCGTATCGTTCCTAACAATAAGAAAATAGTTTTACACGATTCAGTACTTTATCTAGCTAAAGGCCCAAACATAAAGCTTTCCTTTTTGGAAGCATCCACTTTATCGGAAAATAAATCATTAGATTCATCCTTAAGTAATTTAGACAAAGTTATTGAATTAAAACCTGAACTCGGTAGTGGGCAATTCATATTGTCATTAACTGACTTTACTATTTTAGCAACAGAGCGTTTTCAAATACGGATATTTGATAAGGCCTCAACCTCCTATCTTCATGTAGAAACGAATCAGCCTTATTACCAATATGGAGATGAACTTATTACCACTGTTTTTTTAACAAAAGACAAGCAGCGAACTCTTGTTAATTCTATTAAAGCAAGCCTGCTAAGCCCAGATGGTGAACACTTACCAATTACTTTAGAGGAAATTGAGCCAACCCTTTATCGCGGTAAAATAAAATTAAATAATGAAAAAAATTTTCCTGGTCAAAACTGGTATGTTGAAACGGATGTAAATGCTAAAGTTGGCGATCAAACTATCAATCGACATGCGCATACAGCTTTCTCTTACGCTATTCCCTCAGCACAAGTGACGCAAATTACAAGACTCCCTTCTTCGTTAAGATTTGTTGCAACTATTAACGTCGCTACAGGCAGTCGTTATATGCTTCAAGCTGTTCTTTTTAAAGGAGATCTACAAGGCAGAAAGAATGCAATAGAAATTGCTCAAACAGCCCATTGGATAGCGCCAGGTTATTCTACTTTAATAATCTCGTTTAAACATAAGATTGATAAAAAAGAACATTCACCGTATTATTTGGGATCGATTCAACTCATCGATTATGGCCAACTTAAACCCGTGTATGAACACAATTCGCCTATCGATATTTCTCATTTAGGTTAA
- a CDS encoding ABC transporter permease encodes MIYYFIRRILYAVPILIGINLLTFALFFMVNSPDDMARMQLGQKHIKPEAIAQWKAQHGYDLPLFYNDTKTGLQTLTQTLFFQKSLKLFIFDFGMSDAGRDISFDISHRMWPSLAIAIPILILGMLVNIIFAMGMGFFRSTFLDLSGVVICIILMSISSLFYIIGGQYVFGKLLRWVPISGYDDGLNSVKFIVLPVLVAVLSGIGAGSRWYRTLFLEEMNKEYVKTARAKGLSESRVLFKHILKNAMLPILTGVVVIIPSLFMGSLILESFFGVPGLGSYIIDAIGQQDFAIVRAMVFLGSVLYIIGLMLTDLSYLWADPRVRLN; translated from the coding sequence ATGATTTATTATTTTATTAGACGTATACTTTATGCTGTTCCTATTTTAATTGGTATTAATCTTCTTACCTTTGCTTTATTTTTTATGGTTAATTCACCTGATGATATGGCACGTATGCAACTTGGCCAAAAACATATAAAACCGGAGGCTATTGCCCAATGGAAAGCGCAGCATGGATACGATTTGCCTCTATTTTACAATGACACTAAGACTGGATTACAAACCTTAACCCAAACATTATTCTTTCAAAAATCATTAAAATTATTTATTTTTGATTTTGGTATGTCAGATGCCGGACGAGATATTAGCTTTGATATTTCTCACCGTATGTGGCCAAGTTTAGCAATTGCTATACCTATTTTGATTTTGGGAATGTTAGTGAATATTATTTTTGCAATGGGAATGGGTTTTTTCCGCTCTACTTTTCTGGATTTAAGTGGGGTGGTTATTTGTATTATTTTAATGTCAATCTCAAGCCTGTTTTATATTATAGGCGGGCAATATGTTTTCGGTAAATTACTTCGGTGGGTACCTATTTCCGGTTATGATGATGGATTAAATAGTGTAAAATTTATTGTTCTACCGGTATTGGTTGCTGTATTAAGTGGTATCGGTGCAGGTTCCAGATGGTATCGCACTTTATTTCTAGAAGAAATGAATAAAGAATATGTAAAAACTGCTCGTGCAAAAGGCCTATCTGAATCACGGGTATTGTTTAAACATATTTTAAAAAATGCTATGTTGCCTATTTTAACCGGCGTTGTCGTAATTATTCCTTCCTTATTTATGGGAAGTTTAATTTTAGAATCTTTTTTTGGCGTGCCAGGTTTAGGTAGTTACATTATTGATGCAATTGGGCAACAAGATTTTGCTATTGTAAGAGCAATGGTCTTTTTAGGTTCCGTATTATATATCATCGGTTTGATGTTAACGGATCTTTCTTATCTTTGGGCAGATCCTCGTGTAAGGCTAAATTAA
- a CDS encoding GNAT family N-acetyltransferase, with translation MIKNVKPVIRFATLDDAKAIAKVHILSWQASYKAFIPKSILQALSVKERTKQWQDLMNQEVKVLIVEVEQNIAGFVSMCMLRDIYPSPLNGEISALYLHPTYWRLGLGTKLCQAAFSELAKMNYQYAYVWVLSDNHQACHFYEALGFENTTITKLEEFYENGALLKEILYKKKI, from the coding sequence ATGATTAAAAACGTAAAACCAGTCATTCGATTTGCCACCTTAGATGATGCTAAAGCTATTGCTAAAGTTCATATATTATCATGGCAAGCTAGCTATAAAGCTTTTATCCCAAAGAGTATATTGCAAGCTCTTTCTGTAAAAGAAAGGACTAAGCAATGGCAAGATTTAATGAATCAAGAGGTAAAAGTATTAATTGTTGAGGTTGAACAAAATATAGCTGGGTTTGTCAGTATGTGTATGCTTCGAGATATTTATCCCAGCCCATTAAATGGCGAAATAAGTGCTCTTTATTTACATCCTACTTATTGGCGTTTAGGATTAGGAACTAAGCTTTGTCAAGCTGCTTTCTCTGAATTAGCTAAGATGAATTATCAATATGCCTATGTTTGGGTACTCTCTGATAACCATCAAGCCTGCCACTTTTATGAAGCATTAGGGTTTGAAAATACGACTATAACAAAGCTAGAAGAATTTTATGAAAACGGGGCGCTTCTGAAAGAAATTCTTTACAAGAAAAAAATATAA
- a CDS encoding MazG nucleotide pyrophosphohydrolase domain-containing protein, translating to MDLLEKIVFLEKEAAQFGFRWENAKQIMAQIESEYLEVNEHLPNLAKNSLNKSLQEEIGDLLHAVFSLCVFCQFDPKATLNLTLLKFERRLHAVKELAISRGETNLNSYSFNQLMELWEQAKKKADK from the coding sequence ATGGATCTATTAGAAAAAATTGTCTTTTTAGAAAAAGAGGCTGCTCAATTTGGTTTTCGTTGGGAAAATGCCAAGCAAATAATGGCGCAAATTGAAAGCGAATATCTTGAAGTAAATGAGCATCTACCTAACTTGGCTAAAAATTCTCTAAACAAGAGTTTGCAAGAAGAAATTGGCGATCTATTACATGCTGTTTTTTCTCTTTGTGTATTTTGTCAATTTGATCCGAAGGCAACGTTAAACTTAACGTTACTTAAATTTGAACGTAGGCTTCATGCCGTTAAAGAATTGGCAATAAGTCGCGGCGAGACAAATTTAAACAGCTATTCTTTTAACCAGCTAATGGAGCTTTGGGAGCAAGCTAAAAAGAAAGCAGATAAATAA
- a CDS encoding ABC transporter substrate-binding protein yields MLIWLPGYAFNWILNNPYPHSESNKKIYYSSFSEQPKTLDPARSYSSNEYQFISQIYEPLLQYDYFIRPYQLVPLVAKAIPTIRYLNAQLKPVMADATDIAYTTYTLQIKPGILYQPHPAFAKDKTGQYRYLNLTAAYLDENDISELADFPYTGTRELIVDDYIYQIKRLANPVINSPIYGLMNEKIMGFQEFAKVLPTSGFIDLRKYSLSGVRKIDNYTFEITLIGQYPQFIFWLAMPFFAPIPWEVDQFYSQAGMDDKNLSFAWYPVGTGAFMLSENNPNKRMILDKNPNFHEEYFPTNASKEDKQLGYAHHLGERLPLINQAIYTLEKEAIPRWNKFLQGYYDSSGISTDSYAQAIQINSQGKPILSPEMQAKKMHLTTTVDPSIYYMGFNMLDPIVGGNSERARKLRLAISIAVNYEENIAIFFNGRGIAAQGPIPPGIFGYKLGKASINPYVYRWNGNSIERRSIQDAKELLRQAGYPNGRDKSTGRALILHYDVPITGGPDDKSQLEWMRKQFANIGIDLNIRATQYNRFQEKMRNGNAQIFSWGWNADYPDPENFLFMLYGSNGKVRHGGENAANYDNQEYNKLFNLMKNRPNDMERQAIIDRMVEIVRHDAPWVWGINTETFILTQQWLSLTKPNTISLNSLKYISIDVSLRNKFRLLWNNPILWPLLVIILLLFLLLILPIFLVYRRTQRQLARRIKL; encoded by the coding sequence CTGTTAATTTGGTTACCTGGGTATGCATTCAATTGGATACTTAATAATCCTTATCCTCACAGTGAGTCAAATAAAAAGATTTACTACTCTTCATTTAGCGAGCAGCCTAAAACCTTAGATCCAGCGCGCTCATATTCTAGTAATGAATATCAATTTATCTCTCAAATTTATGAACCACTTCTTCAATATGATTACTTTATTAGACCTTACCAACTTGTGCCTTTAGTCGCTAAAGCAATACCTACCATACGATATTTAAATGCACAATTAAAACCCGTTATGGCTGATGCTACAGATATTGCCTATACAACTTATACTTTGCAGATAAAACCAGGAATTTTATACCAACCGCATCCAGCTTTTGCCAAAGATAAAACAGGGCAATATCGTTACTTAAATTTAACCGCGGCTTATTTAGATGAAAATGATATTAGCGAATTAGCAGATTTTCCTTATACAGGAACTAGAGAGTTAATAGTTGATGATTATATTTACCAAATTAAACGCTTAGCAAATCCTGTTATAAATTCACCCATTTATGGTTTGATGAATGAGAAAATTATGGGGTTTCAAGAGTTTGCAAAAGTCTTACCAACCTCAGGATTTATTGATCTTCGCAAATATTCTTTAAGCGGAGTACGTAAGATAGATAATTATACATTCGAAATTACCCTTATAGGCCAATATCCGCAATTTATATTTTGGTTAGCCATGCCATTTTTTGCGCCTATACCGTGGGAAGTTGATCAATTTTATAGTCAAGCTGGAATGGATGATAAAAATTTAAGTTTTGCTTGGTATCCTGTTGGCACTGGCGCTTTCATGCTCAGTGAAAATAATCCTAATAAACGTATGATTCTTGATAAGAATCCCAACTTTCATGAAGAATATTTCCCTACCAATGCAAGTAAAGAGGATAAGCAACTTGGTTATGCGCATCATTTAGGGGAACGATTACCACTTATTAACCAAGCTATTTATACACTTGAAAAAGAGGCAATTCCTAGATGGAATAAATTTCTGCAGGGCTATTATGATTCATCAGGAATCAGTACGGACAGTTACGCACAAGCTATACAAATTAATTCGCAAGGAAAACCTATTTTAAGTCCAGAGATGCAAGCTAAAAAAATGCATTTAACAACTACTGTTGATCCTAGTATTTATTATATGGGCTTTAATATGTTAGATCCTATTGTCGGTGGTAATAGTGAACGAGCACGTAAGCTTAGACTTGCAATTTCTATTGCGGTGAATTATGAAGAGAATATTGCTATTTTTTTTAATGGTCGAGGGATTGCAGCTCAAGGGCCAATCCCACCAGGAATTTTTGGTTACAAGCTAGGGAAGGCTAGCATTAATCCTTATGTTTACCGCTGGAATGGAAATAGCATTGAAAGGCGTTCTATCCAAGATGCCAAAGAGTTACTAAGGCAAGCAGGTTACCCTAATGGTCGTGATAAAAGTACTGGAAGGGCATTAATTTTACATTATGATGTACCTATAACAGGCGGGCCTGATGATAAATCACAATTAGAATGGATGCGTAAACAATTTGCTAATATTGGAATTGATTTAAACATACGTGCAACACAATACAATCGTTTTCAAGAAAAAATGCGCAATGGTAATGCACAAATTTTTAGTTGGGGCTGGAATGCTGATTATCCTGATCCTGAAAATTTTCTTTTTATGCTTTATGGTAGTAATGGCAAAGTTCGGCATGGTGGTGAGAATGCCGCGAATTATGATAACCAAGAATATAATAAATTATTTAATTTAATGAAAAATCGTCCTAATGATATGGAACGTCAAGCAATAATTGACAGGATGGTTGAAATAGTAAGGCACGATGCACCTTGGGTTTGGGGAATAAATACAGAGACTTTTATTCTAACTCAACAATGGCTGTCTTTAACAAAACCTAACACAATTAGTTTAAATTCCTTAAAGTATATAAGCATTGATGTTTCATTGCGCAATAAATTTAGGCTTTTATGGAATAACCCTATTTTATGGCCGCTACTAGTGATTATATTGCTTTTATTTCTTCTTTTAATATTACCTATTTTTTTAGTTTATCGACGAACTCAAAGGCAATTAGCTAGGCGAATTAAATTATGA
- a CDS encoding ABC transporter permease: MELLWTDQWFLLLIIVSFIALIVSLNKKPVRRSFRYLLNNPIAVSAGIILVFFLIIGVLDSIHFRASNEQESSNLVSLLDKLLAPAGQIYEKTYSAPLALNLYTLETTIVNGQAQQVYPRLKYPPAEIKTTEQKQKLILFLLKKSLMQSLIAFVLFLIIGGAIYFSLTNKIIISSSLICGLITFFLCLLFIFASYWLSRNFHPFGTGKIGQDIFYYTIKSIRTGLIIGTLTTLFMLPLAIIFGIAAGYFGGLIDDIIQYIYTTLSSIPGVLLITASVLSMQTYIANHPNDFPTLEESADARLLALCLILGITSWTSLCRILRAEALKLREIDFVLAAKALGSSAWRILYKHLLPNMMPIVLINLVLDFSFLVLAEAVLSYVGVGVSPMTISWGNMINSARLELAREPVVWWPMMAAFLFMFTLVLASNLFADAIREAFDPHRIKR; this comes from the coding sequence ATGGAATTATTGTGGACTGATCAATGGTTTTTACTTTTAATTATCGTTAGCTTTATAGCGTTAATAGTTAGCTTAAACAAAAAACCCGTTAGACGTTCATTTCGTTATTTACTTAATAATCCTATTGCAGTAAGTGCAGGCATTATTCTCGTTTTTTTTCTTATCATAGGTGTTTTAGATTCAATTCATTTCCGTGCGAGTAATGAACAAGAAAGTAGCAATTTAGTTTCTCTGTTAGATAAGCTCTTAGCGCCAGCGGGTCAGATTTATGAAAAAACTTATTCTGCTCCTCTAGCTTTAAATCTATATACTCTGGAAACAACTATTGTAAACGGACAAGCACAGCAAGTTTACCCACGTTTAAAGTATCCACCAGCAGAGATTAAAACAACAGAGCAAAAACAAAAGCTCATCCTTTTTCTGCTTAAGAAATCGTTGATGCAAAGTTTGATTGCCTTTGTTTTATTTTTAATTATAGGTGGGGCAATATATTTTTCTTTAACAAATAAAATTATCATAAGTTCTAGTTTGATTTGCGGCCTAATTACTTTCTTTTTATGTTTACTTTTTATATTTGCTAGTTATTGGTTATCACGCAATTTTCACCCGTTTGGGACAGGAAAAATTGGTCAGGATATTTTTTATTACACCATTAAAAGTATTCGTACAGGGCTTATCATTGGTACACTTACAACATTATTTATGTTGCCTTTAGCTATTATCTTTGGCATTGCTGCAGGATATTTTGGTGGCTTAATCGATGATATTATTCAGTACATCTACACAACGTTAAGCTCTATTCCAGGTGTATTACTGATTACTGCATCAGTTTTATCCATGCAAACATACATTGCTAATCACCCTAATGATTTTCCTACTTTAGAGGAAAGTGCGGATGCCCGTCTTTTGGCGCTATGTTTAATTCTAGGTATTACAAGCTGGACTAGTTTATGTCGAATTTTACGCGCAGAGGCTCTTAAGTTGCGAGAAATTGATTTTGTCCTCGCAGCGAAAGCATTAGGTAGTAGTGCTTGGCGAATTCTTTATAAACATTTATTACCTAATATGATGCCAATCGTATTAATTAATCTCGTGCTTGATTTTAGTTTTTTAGTCTTAGCTGAAGCTGTTTTATCGTATGTGGGCGTTGGCGTTTCGCCTATGACCATTAGCTGGGGAAATATGATTAATAGTGCTCGGCTTGAGCTTGCGCGAGAACCTGTTGTTTGGTGGCCAATGATGGCAGCTTTCCTTTTTATGTTTACACTGGTTCTTGCCAGTAATCTTTTCGCAGATGCTATTCGTGAAGCCTTTGATCCGCATCGTATTAAGCGATAA
- a CDS encoding M15 family metallopeptidase, producing MKFLRNKLFILGLLSLNTNVYADLTDLHRLQQAYPEYIKSISKDYIVWADGTHMATKDKRTNKTPQEKLDFPSLTDQIKNVCYELGIPADPKAFRPKADPGRIRYEPFFRKMYGNSKEEVKTHLVTIYWMPNQFGNKYPLRVTTVNQVNQKLQKISQELENLVTKHPEYIPFLSNPGGTFNWRLIANTNRLSNHSFGMTIDINSTNADYWQWDLKTKGKPINETTPLTYHNNIPWEIVPIFEKYGFIWGGKWYHYDTMHFEYRPELLLPC from the coding sequence TTGAAATTTTTAAGAAATAAGTTATTTATTTTAGGGCTTTTAAGCCTTAATACGAATGTTTATGCAGACTTAACTGATTTACACCGATTGCAACAAGCTTACCCAGAGTACATAAAATCTATTTCTAAAGATTATATTGTTTGGGCAGATGGCACCCACATGGCAACTAAAGATAAACGAACCAATAAAACGCCTCAAGAAAAATTAGATTTTCCTTCTTTAACTGACCAAATTAAAAATGTTTGTTATGAGCTTGGCATACCTGCAGATCCTAAAGCTTTCCGGCCTAAAGCTGATCCAGGCCGAATACGATATGAGCCTTTTTTTCGTAAAATGTATGGAAATTCTAAAGAGGAAGTAAAAACACATTTAGTAACCATTTATTGGATGCCCAACCAATTTGGCAATAAATATCCGCTTCGAGTCACAACCGTTAATCAAGTTAATCAAAAATTACAAAAAATATCGCAAGAGTTGGAGAACCTCGTTACTAAACATCCCGAATATATCCCTTTTTTAAGTAATCCAGGTGGTACGTTTAATTGGCGACTTATTGCCAATACAAATCGTCTTAGTAATCATAGTTTTGGCATGACTATCGATATAAATTCAACTAACGCGGATTACTGGCAATGGGATTTAAAAACCAAAGGTAAACCCATTAATGAAACGACACCTTTAACTTACCATAATAATATTCCTTGGGAAATTGTACCTATTTTTGAAAAATATGGCTTTATCTGGGGAGGTAAATGGTACCATTATGACACGATGCACTTTGAATATAGGCCTGAATTGCTGCTACCGTGTTAG
- a CDS encoding DUF1517 domain-containing protein: protein MRTIFSLLMITLLSFGLVVNEAAAKRYGGGRAIGFPRSTSSYSKTAPKQSYANNRPGSRWRSGLAGFIMGGLLASLFFGHGFGSALFSWLIIAGLIFIIFRLFRRPHNRTRDRDWH from the coding sequence ATGCGTACAATTTTTTCCTTACTGATGATTACCTTGCTTTCTTTTGGTTTAGTAGTTAATGAAGCGGCTGCGAAACGTTATGGTGGGGGGCGCGCAATAGGTTTCCCTCGCTCAACCTCTTCCTACAGTAAAACGGCGCCAAAACAATCCTATGCAAATAACCGTCCCGGTAGTCGATGGAGAAGCGGTTTAGCAGGTTTTATCATGGGAGGTTTATTAGCTAGTCTATTTTTCGGACATGGCTTTGGTAGTGCTTTATTTTCTTGGTTAATTATCGCAGGCTTAATATTTATTATTTTTCGTTTATTTCGCAGACCGCATAATCGAACACGTGATAGAGACTGGCACTGA